The Echeneis naucrates chromosome 10, fEcheNa1.1, whole genome shotgun sequence genome has a window encoding:
- the rmnd5b gene encoding E3 ubiquitin-protein transferase RMND5B: MEQCACVERELEKVLHRFVMYGHQSEERLDELLRSVCEIRGQLVAFGVQDADLSVLSQTMAQCCKNIKETVQMLASRHKDIHGSVSKVGKAIDRNFDAEISAVVAETVWDTPERQKYLSETIVEHLYRQGMLSVAEDLCQESGVVIDMSMKQPFLELNRILEALRMQDLRPALEWAVMNRQRLLDLNSSLEFKLHRLYFISLLSGGISNQMEALQYARHFQPFASQHQRDIQILMGSLVYLRHGIENSPYRSLLETNQWAEICNIFTRDACALLGLSVESPLSVSFASGCMALPVLMNIKQVIEQRQCSGVWTHKDELPIEIDLGKKCWYHSVFACPILRQQTSESNPPMKLICGHVISRDALNKLTNAGKLKCPYCPMEQNPSHAKQIYF; this comes from the exons ATGGaacaatgtgcatgtgtggagcGGGAGTTGGAGAAAGTGCTCCATCGTTTTGTAATGTACGGCCACCAGTCTGAGGAAAGACTAGACGAGCTCTTGCGCAGTGTCTGTGAGATCCGAGGACAGCTAGTAGCCTTTG GAGTACAGGATGCAGACTTATCAGTCTTGTCTCAGACCATGGCCCAGTGTTGTAAGAATATCAAAGAAACAGTGCAGATGCTAGCCTCTCGACATAAGGACATCCATGGCAGTGTATCAAAAGTGGGAAAAGCCATTGACAGA AATTTTGATGCAGAAATCAGTGCTGTTGTGGCAGAGACAGTGTGGGACACtccagaaagacagaaatactTGAGTGAGACCATTGTGGAGCATCTGTACAGACAAGGAATGCTCAGTGTAGCAGAGGATCTTTGTCAG GAGTCTGGTGTAGTTATAGATATGAGTATGAAGCAGCCATTTCTGGAGCTGAACAGGATCCTTGAAGCCTTGAGGATGCAGGATCTCAGGCCAGCACTAGA GTGGGCTGTGATGAATCGACAGCGCCTTCTTGACCTAAACAGCAGTTTAGAGTTTAAGCTGCATCGCTTATATTTCATCAGTCTGCTCAGTGGAGGAATCAGCAACCAGATGGAGGCCCTGCAGTATGCCAGACATTTTCAGCCCTTTGCATCTCAGCACCAGAGAG aTATCCAGATCCTGATGGGAAGTCTGGTGTATTTGCGTCACGGCATTGAGAACTCGCCGTACCGCAGCTTGTTGGAGACAAATCAGTGGGCAGAGATATGTAACATCTTCACCAGAGATGCCTGTGCCCTACTGGGCCTCTCTGTAGAGTCTCCGCTAAGTGTTAG ttttgcATCAGGCTGCATGGCTTTGCCAGTACTAATGAACATCAAGCAGGTGATAGAGCAGCGACAGTGCAGTGGAGTCTGGACACACAAAGATGAGTTGCCT ATTGAAATTGACCTCGGGAAGAAGTGCTGGTACCACTCTGTTTTTGCCTGCCCAATCCTTCGGCAGCAAACATCAGAGAGCAACCCTCCCATGAAGCTCATCTGTGGCCATGTCATCTCCAGAGATGCCCTCAACAAGCTGACTAATGCTGGAAA GTTGAAATGCCCGTACTGCCCCATGGAGCAGAATCCGTCACATGCCAAGCAGATCTACTTTTGA
- the LOC115050298 gene encoding serine/arginine repetitive matrix protein 2 translates to MDSWTLQGDSYSFLRSAPHTFSLCHRDGTPNHVEIFDIINVPSQRSAISETTCLCDIFGDDCESPSHSSSPAVGAFVPSQREVGGRAAASPLADDLNDSSGSYHTAQGSSEGEEGFEDSRERLYSPLSQSTSSEKEQAEGEALSPGHPDILENTRPNLEPNRKSPVTRLSITPSEVLNTCERTPSPGHNSSYNINPEERASPLSSSSVEKRLSPSLSNLEKTHPEPESGKITPTVKHRLNSLSLQSLSASPSSECNCVSVVSSESVHTESSPEFRIAQNSPEPKGSYINQQSCPSPEQFSPDCTEQVFESSAATLSTPLSSSSASELSHSRETLSSPDLKNRPYSPDSRTSSPASHRQGRVSLPDLFNSSSTPDIEESPCSPGLISDPSAARRDTSVTPESQSARLSVETVSTASTPAPRYTPPSPVISIATSPELIGSSISPELRHTVPSPARLEAASLANTGSRPTSRGSSSKIRHLSSPSEINTPVSSPVVSYSLSPSPGGRSTCSPIEHRHTAPSPEIRITASSPEPHFDSASSRHFTSSPHITGISYSVVQPEDRETPPFPELNRLTTESDRALVSPESKSPTQRRDSVQSTIAGSAGSPRDSPHISGFTSPTQQPSVSVLHQQKCQTPSPQPKHHSPSPVLRYQTPISDSNQSLSLQHLRNRDPSPVPPPPEQIPTVTLSTGCLPHPTPPLRHTPDVERDSPTADIVEIQYPENLAKDMSSSFELDRGDKSITAEIQSSSPLATDCLPVLTLPISAEQKIETPLKYQSIEQETTQTEVNSGHNSSSFSFSEEKQNPGHSFFEKEGSYNKPINKIKSPSLNISVSKDRSPTISTVPGGTSDPPVQIPENPHPQFTTYAQTSETKSFCIPEHSGRLLSTQATREHRERLTEDMAHHSNRRRTPSPPLTRFTPVHIIAPEKPYRQWQNRSQSQSPSQVVASSPSGHLKKAVTNRESPNVVPVDNNSQAHWVRPGGQLEMERDMQLEEEREVGKGRLRNREMERERKREERVPEKGEGWQGDGSYRGEQVELSFNARNRKGPVSRRAAPTNRDSRQGLPAVHSYPESSLAPRQLQQQQSLLRRVSQQDTWGGGPSRRLQPPAHQNKNRGRVAASRPCPSSSSSMGSEFDEEDHEVKWFTDLAFHSLSSPEVDYLDVYNSSHHSSANISQPSTQGSPSGVNSTWQAYADFRGFGPKTDSDDFSFQQSSACYSDGLNPSRRYEMGSFECVDVAVEREDTRKMRRGVPKRQIQLKRKDNAEGRQEESSEDSSPGIPVMMESPSPKSHPRETFVRQYSTPATTQSCYLPEPSPQPDQRKCQLQKSASLDETCSKTKMATCLIKSVLSKKMQSVDKQTDEQTEEINPAFEETSLLTESVGAPRKSSPKPDTHYLSSSLSSDCGFSSDGFLMRGDPSPRHDVKPSKSFGVRSSNRPSSSSSSRSVIFSQTDSEEADSQSRNAISLKSEMRSEYKMQFDSEQSTTSIQQADDIKTWGEREACDSAHSSAGNTGAPCATGGSGTQAWMTNRDQECENKETHKQRQQSGKGAHKLKTQDITLRAVEKKKASLSVQLTPEAENKLESSSPEMTVREKSERVENSVDEITEGDGENGNSKVKAPIHKVRDVRRLVKNTYNLSFKATSAEMRSDEETVEIFNGNRREEIKEERRKEITEVEEQEVRQEMRMGEKREEREEAHRVERKVEQKEEVRESKLPTESPPLQSKGKLQSHPQPIQIEYKAVCWKENKNKMLCNKKDSENLCDKPQAFQELASEVSRASQKSLTAGDTAISKLSQHDLKKATEKQESVTEIQEPDKEGKAVAVKTDRRPPMLGSLPRVPSKEREVSTAVVLIRDGSSKTKASASPAQEEIPAPVPAASISVGPTPPNSTTSSSSHSVSMLMKEKGYQADIGAVVGDGQNGAAVKGAPRKHVNCLEIPLQTTMPSEAEQTECPRERKFSASSATSAPSAVSEKVDTLTKTPVEVGVCTKPTVKDTVKQKSTPPSTNAQEQTPPPTKPRDLGDFESVKRLDPTFPPRSPAVRRFRPQPIEVKSLSKDTQKQEKPANSAGSNRPQTIEVKSIAKNSQKPVVPPKPTCKFKHADLGTMPNEAQRLSVTTSAVKPQGEERCQTIVVSSPTIYRKISNESTSTSNYTRKLAVSAVSSLKPPPSKTTATAISNLSNQSTAPSETEAANDQGQQQQPAASPQSSRYSQRPTTSALTSGISTTAAAPPAPDPEANQMTEPPSAGVNQPRQPAVMGPANQPQDPSMMCPHEQALLITSNTIKQPTAVPTTQLPGYTHQQCRRSLSSERRQRTDNACFYASDDPPSYDERESFSPLVLPDLTPRRSIHYQPSYRPPPCSCTAGCPSHPGHIPPHQHRSPSNLTPPGPPHSPGQALPYPVAQPPLRPHQCRSDTQPISYQRSSPKSSTLGPSQPPALYQPLHQPPPCPPHPSLLQACAADRPLQPAQHIDPRRPPLHRSPQQQPPAMAGAPYNDSGHSHSPALAPMDPQYLSGPQSLGPSYASEYGGDSSSLYSESNYGQTPRRVLLDPETGKYFYIEVPLQPLRKMLFDPETGQYVEVLIPQQAMSQSGLYPPSAAPYPSLHNPNMYAPSPQYMPYPAPPPAAHPQHQPQPPRYPEAATAATMHPSGPVVSYRNHSGQGSKPEPQNSPPMDQSYLESMYYVPIGMNASPNTTPPDYYHKHPPNLPPTGGKRS, encoded by the coding sequence ATGGACAGCTGGACTCTCCAAGGGGACAGCTACTCCTTCCTGCGCAGTGCGCCCCACACCTTTTCCCTGTGCCATCGTGACGGCACCCCAAACCACGTTGAAATCTTTGACATCATCAACGTCCCTTCTCAGCGTAGCGCAATCTCTGAGACTACTTGCCTGTGTGATATTTTTGGAGACGACTGTGAGTCACCCTCTCATTCAAGCAGTCCTGCTGTTGGAGCTTTTGTCCCTTCTCAGAGGGAGGTGGGCGGGAGAGCTGCTGCATCACCCCTGGCAGATGATCTAAACGACTCCTCAGGCTCATACCACACCGCACAGGGCTcaagtgaaggagaggagggctTTGAAGATTCAAGAGAAAGGCTTTATAGCCCCCTGTCACAGAGCACGTCTTCAGAGAAGgagcaggcagagggagaggcTCTGAGCCCAGGACATCCAGACATCTTGGAGAACACTAGACCAAATTTAGAACCAAATAGGAAATCACCAGTAACAAGGCTTAGTATCACACCATCTGAAGTCCTCAACACTTGTGAGAGGACACCCTCTCCTGGACATAATAGCTCCTATAATATCAATCCAGAGGAAAGAGCATCACCATTGTCTTCCTCATCAGTTGAAAAAAGGCTTTCACCATCCTTATCTAATCTTGAAAAAACTCATCCAGAGCCTGAATCAGGGAAAATCACTCCTACTGTCAAACACAGACTTAACAGTCTTTCACTGCAATCATTATCTGCAAGTCCATCCTCTGAGTGTAACTGTGTCAGTGTAGTTTCCTCTGAATCAGTCCACACTGAGTCTTCACCAGAGTTCAGGATAGCACAAAACTCACCTGAGCCAAAGGGCAGCTACATTAACCAACAGAGCTGCCCCTCACCCGAACAATTCTCTCCAGATTGTACAGAACAAGTTTTTGAATCTAGTGCTGCCACTCTTTCAACTCCTCTATCTTCATCCAGTGCTTCAGAGTTGTCCCATTCAAGAGAAACATTGTCCTCTCCTGACCTGAAGAATAGGCCATATTCTCCTGATAGTCGAACCTCATCTCCCGCCTCTCACCGACAAGGGAGGGTCTCCTTGCCTGATCTTTTCAACAGCAGCTCCACTCCTGATATAGAAGAGTCTCCCTGCTCTCCTGGGCTGATTTCAGATCCTTCTGCTGCAAGAAGAGACACCTCAGTTACTCCAGAAAGCCAAAGCGCAAGGCTATCTGTTGAAACAGTTAGCACTGCTTCTACACCTGCCCCACGATACACACCTCCATCACCTGTCATTTCAATAGCAACATCCCCAGAGCTCATAGGGAGTAGCATCTCACCTGAATTGAGACACACAGTTCCATCACCTGCCAGGCTTGAGGCTGCCTCTCTGGCTAACACAGGGTCAAGACCCACTTCTCGTGGTTCCTCGTCTAAAATAAGACATCTTTCATCACCTTCTGAAATCAACACCCCAGTATCTTCGCCTGTAGTAAGTTATAGTTTATCTCCATCTCCTGGAGGTAGGAGCACTTGCTCTCCAATCGAGCACAGACATACTGCTCCCTCACCTGAAATCAGGATTACAGCATCATCACCTGAGCCTCACTTTGACTCTGCTTCTTCGAGACACTTCACTTCATCCCCTCATATCACAGGGATTTCTTACAGTGTTGTCCAGCCAGAGGACAGGGAAACTCCCCCTTTCCCTGAGCTGAATCGTCTGACTACTGAGTCTGATAGGGCACTTGTGTCCCCTGAATCGAAGAGCCCTACCCAAAGAAGAGACAGTGTACAGAGCACTATAGCAGGGTCTGCTGGTTCACCACGAGACTCGCCTCATATATCAGGCTTCACAAGCCCCACTCAGCAGCCTTCAGTGTCTGTGTTGCATCAACAGAAGTGCCAAACACCTTCACCACAGCCAAAGCATCACTCTCCTTCACCTGTACTAAGATACCAAACCCCTATATCTGACAGCAATCAAAGTCTCTCACTGCAACACCTCAGGAATAGAGATCCATCACCTGTTCCCCCTCCTCCTGAGCAGATTCCAACTGTAACCCTGTCCACAGGGTGCCTGCCACATCCTACTCCTCCTCTGAGGCATACACCTGACGTTGAGAGAGATTCCCCCACAGCTGATATTGTAGAAATACAGTACCCTGAGAATTTGGCTAAAGACATGTCATCCTCATTTGAATTAGATAGAGGAGACAAATCAATAACTGCTGAAATCCAAAGCAGTTCACCACTGGCTACAGACTGTTTACCTGTATTAACTTTGCCTATCTCAGCCGAGCAAAAGATAGAGACACCACTAAAATATCAAAGCATAGAGCAAGAAACTACACAAACAGAAGTAAACAGTGGACATAACTCAAGTTCATTCTcattttcagaggaaaaacaaaaccctggGCATAGTTTTTTTGAGAAAGAGGGCAGTTATAATAAGCCCATCAATAAGATTAAGTCTCCATCCCTGAATATTTCCGTGTCTAAGGACAGGAGTCCAACCATTTCCACTGTCCCTGGAGGTACATCTGACCCTCCTGTGCAAATCCCAGAAAACCCACATCCCCAGTTCACTACGTATGCCCAAACTTCTGAAACAAAATCTTTTTGTATCCCCGAGCACTCAGGAAGACTTCTGTCAACCCAAGCTACAcgagaacacagagagagattgACTGAGGACATGGCCCACCATTCAAACAGAAGGCGGACTCCCTCTCCGCCACTTACGAGGTTTACACCTGTGCACATCATAGCCCCTGAGAAACCCTACAGGCAGTGGCAGAACAGAAGCCAAAGCCAAAGCCCCTCTCAGGTTGTAGCATCCTCACCAAGTGGTCATTTAAAAAAGGCAGTGACAAATAGGGAAAGTCCCAATGTTGTCCCTGTTGACAATAATAGCCAAGCCCACTGGGTCAGACCAGGAGGGCAACTGGAAATGGAGAGGGAcatgcagctggaggaggagagagaggtagGCAAGGGGAGGCTGAGGAATAgggagatggaaagagagagaaagagggaggagcgGGTTCCTGAAAAGGGTGAGGGGTGGCAGGGGGACGGCAGTTACAGAGGGGAACAGGTTGAGCTGTCATTCAATGCCAGGAATAGAAAAGGGCCTGTAAGTCGCAGAGCAGCTCCCACAAACAGAGATAGCCGCCAGGGACTGCCAGCAGTGCATTCCTATCCAGAGAGCTCGCTTGCTCCCAGACAGCTTCAGCAACAACAGAGTCTTTTGAGACGTGTTTCACAACAAGACACCTGGGGTGGTGGTCCAAGCAGACGGCTTCAACCTCCTGCACACCAGAACAAGAACAGGGGTCGCGTGGCTGCGTCCAGACCCTGCCCTAGTTCCAGCTCCAGCATGGGAAGTGAGTTTGATGAAGAAGATCATGAGGTGAAGTGGTTTACAGACTTGGCTTTCCACAGCCTGTCAAGCCCTGAGGTAGATTACCTCGACGTGTACAATTCCAGCCACCATTCGTCCGCAAACATTTCTCAGCCATCTACCCAGGGAAGTCCTTCGGGGGTCAATTCTACATGGCAGGCCTATGCCGACTTCAGAGGTTTTGGTCCAAAAACGGACAGTGATGACTTCTCCTTCCAGCAATCATCTGCATGCTACTCAGATGGTCTAAATCCATCAAGGCGCTATGAGATGGGCAGCTTTGAGTGTGTAGATGTGGCTGTGGAAAGAGAGGACACCAGGAAGATGAGAAGAGGAGTGCCAAAGAGACAGATCCAGCTGAAGAGAAAGGACAATGCTGAAGGGAGGCAGGAAGAGAGTAGTGAAGATAGTAGTCCTGGGATACCAGTGATGATGGAAAGTCCATCTCCAAAGAGCCACCCCAGAGAGACATTTGTGAGACAGTACAGTACACCAGCAACAACGCAATCCTGCTACCTCCCTGAACCCAGCCCTCAGCCCGATCAAAGAAAATGCCAACTCCAGAAATCCGCCTCGCTGGATGAAACCTGTTCTAAAACCAAAATGGCCACTTGTCTCATTAAAAGTGTGTTGTCAAAGAAGATGCAAAGTGTGGATAAACAAACTGATGAGCAGACAGAAGAAATTAACCCTGCGTTTGAGGAAACCAGCCTGCTAACAGAAAGCGTAGGAGCGCCACGAAAAAGTTCTCCAAAACCTGACACACATTATCTGAGTTCCAGTCTCTCATCAGATTGTGGTTTTTCATCTGACGGTTTTCTCATGAGAGGAGATCCAAGCCCAAGGCATGATGTAAAACCATCAAAAAGCTTTGGAGTGAGGTCCAGTAACAGGCCAAgttcatccagcagcagcagaagtgtCATTTTTTCCCAGACTGACAGTGAAGAGGCTGATTCCCAGAGCAGGAATGCAATCtcattaaaatctgaaatgagaTCAGAATACAAAATGCAATTTGACAGTGAACAGTCCACAACTTCAATACAACAAGCAGATGACATTAAAACATGGGGCGAAAGGGAGGCCTGTGACTCAGCGCATTCCTCTGCTGGGAACACAGGAGCTCCTTGTGCCACCGGAGGCAGTGGCACACAGGCCTGGATGACAAACAGAGACCAGgaatgtgaaaacaaagagacacatAAACAGCGACAGCAGAGTGGCAAGGGCGCCCACAAGTTAAAAACACAGGATATTACACTCCGAgctgtggagaaaaagaaagcctCTCTAAGTGTTCAACTCACACCTGAGGCAGAAAACAAACTTGAGTCTTCCTCACCGGAAATGACTGtcagagaaaaaagtgaaagagtgGAGAACAGTGTGGATGAAATAACggagggagatggagaaaatGGCAACAGCAAAGTTAAGGCTCCCATTCACAAAGTTAGAGATGTGAGGCGGCTTGTGAAGAATACATATAATCTGTCTTTCAAGGCAACAAGTGCTGAAATGCGATCAGATGAAGAGACGGTGGAAATTTTTAATGGCAACAGGAGGGaagaaataaaggaagaaaggaggaaagaaatcACTGAAGTGGAGGAACAGGAAGTAAGGCAAGAAATGAGGAtgggagagaagagggaggaaagggaagAAGCGCACAGGGTGGAGAGGAAAGTagaacagaaagaggaggtgagagagtCAAAGCTGCCGACTGAATCACCGCCTCTGCAAAGTAAGGGAAAGCTTCAGTCTCATCCACAGCCCATACAAATAGAATACAAGGCTGTTtgctggaaagaaaacaaaaataaaatgttgtgcAACAAGAAAGATTCAGAAAACCTATGTGATAAACCTCAGGCCTTCCAAGAGCTCGCCAGTGAGGTCAGCAGAGCGTCACAAAAGTCCTTGACTGCAGGAGACACAGCAATTTCCAAGTTGTCTCAGCATGATCTAAAAaaggcaacagaaaaacaagagtcTGTGACAGAAATTCAAGAGCCAGATAAAGAGGGAAAAGCTGTGGCAGTTAAAACAGACAGAAGACCTCCCATGCTCGGAAGCCTCCCCAGAGTACCCAGTAAGGAAAGAGAGGTGTCCACTGCTGTAGTGTTAATCAGGGATGGATCAAGCAAGACCAAGGCATCAGCATCGCCAGCACAGGAAGAGATCCCTGCCCCAGTCCCAGCTGCCTCAATCTCAGTGGGGCCTACTCCCCCCAACAGTACCACTAGCAGTAGTAGCCACTCAGTTTCCATGTTAATGAAAGAGAAAGGCTACCAAGCAGATATTGGAGCAGTGGTGGGTGATGGCCAAAATGGAGCTGCGGTCAAAGGTGCTCCCCGTAAACACGTGAACTGCCTGGAGATACCCCTCCAGACCACCATGCCTTCTGAGGCTGAACAAACTGAGTGTCCCAGAGAAAGGAAATTCTCTGCATCGTCTGCTACATCTGCTCCCTCAGCAGTATCTGAAAAAGTAGACACCCTTACAAAGACCCCAGTGGAAGTAGGAGTTTGCACCAAGCCCACAGTAAAAGACACAGTAAAGCAAAAAAGTACTCCTCCGTCAACAAATGCACAGGAGCAAACACCACCTCCCACCAAGCCGAGGGATTTAGGAGATTTTGAATCAGTGAAACGACTAGATCCAACTTTTCCCCCAAGATCCCCTGCAGTGAGGAGATTCAGGCCGCAACCTATTGAGGTTAAATCCCTgtccaaagacacacagaaacaagagAAGCCTGCAAACTCCGCAGGAAGCAACAGGCCTCAAACTATTGAGGTTAAATCTATAGCAAAAAATTCCCAAAAGCCAGTTGTGCCTCCAAAACCAACCTGCAAATTTAAGCATGCAGATTTAGGAACAATGCCAAATGAAGCACAGAGActttcagtaacaacatcagcAGTGAAGCCACAAGGTGAGGAGAGGTGTCAGACAATTGTGGTTTCCTCGCCAACTATTTATAGAAAGATTTCCAATGAGTCTACATCAACATCAAATTATACCAGAAAGCTGGCTGTGTCTGCAGTGTCCAGCCTCAAACCTCCACCgagcaaaacaacagcaacagccatCTCCAATCTTTCCAACCAGTCAACAGCACCATCAGAGACAGAAGCCGCTAATGACCAaggacagcagcaacaaccagctgcctcacctcaaAGCTCCAGATACTCACAAAGACCTACAACCTCAGCTCTAACATCGGGCATATCAaccacagctgcagctcctccagctcctgacCCTGAAGCAAACCAAATGACTGAACCTCCCTCTGCTGGAGTCAACCAGCCAAGACAGCCAGCTGTTATGGGTCCAGCCAACCAACCACAAGATCCCAGTATGATGTGTCCTCATGAACAGGCTTTGTTGATAACTTCAAACACCATAAAACAACCCACTGCTGTTCCCACAACACAACTGCCAGGATACACACACCAGCAATGCCGCAGATCACTGTCCAGTGAGCGGCGCCAAAGGACCGATAACGCGTGTTTTTATGCCTCAGATGACCCTCCAAGCTACGATGAAAGGGAGAGTTTTAGTCCCCTTGTGCTCCCAGATCTGACCCCCAGGAGGTCAATTCACTATCAACCCTCCTACCGCCCTCCTCCTTGCTCCTGCACAGCTGGCTGCCCCTCCCACCCTGGTCACATACCTCCTCACCAGCACCGCAGCCCCAGTAACCTCACCCCCCCTGGCCCTCCACATTCTCCAGGCCAGGCACTGCCTTATCCAGTGGCTCAGCCACCACTTCGGCCCCACCAGTGCAGATCTGACACACAGCCAATTAGCTACCAGCGCAGTTCACCTAAATCGAGTACTCTTGGTCCAAGCCAGCCCCCAGCATTATACCAGCCTCTCCACCAGCCTCCTCCCTGCCCTCCCCATCCCTCACTCCTGCAGGCCTGTGCTGCAGACCGGCCATTACAGCCAGCTCAGCATATTGACCCTCGACGGCCTCCTCTACACAGATCCCCCCAGCAGCAGCCACCAGCCATGGCTGGTGCTCCTTACAACGATTCAGGTCACAGCCACTCTCCTGCTCTTGCTCCTATGGATCCCCAATACTTGAGTGGCCCTCAAAGCCTAGGGCCTTCCTATGCTTCTGAATATGGGGGAGACAGTTCGAGTTTGTACTCAGAGAGTAACTATGGACAGACACCTCGCAGAGTTCTCCTTGATCCTGAGACTGGGAAGTATTTTTATATTGAGGTGCCCCTACAGCCGCTGAGGAAAATGTTGTTCGACCCAGAGACCGGCCAATATGTGGAGGTACTGATCCCACAACAAGCGATGTCACAGTCAGGGCTATAtcctccttcagcagctccCTACCCATCTCTCCACAACCCCAATATGTATGCCCCTTCGCCACAGTACATGCCATATCCAGCTCCACCTCCCGCAGCACATCCCCAACATCAGCCCCAGCCACCTCGCTACCCTGAGGCGGCTACTGCAGCAACAATGCACCCGAGCGGGCCTGTGGTCAGCTACAGGAATCACTCTGGTCAGGGGTCTAAGCCAGAGCCCCAGAACAGTCCCCCAATGGACCAGAGCTACCTGGAGAGTATGTATTATGTCCCTATAGGGATGAATGCAAGCCCGAATACCACCCCACCAGACTATTACCACAAGCATCCCCCCAACCTTCCCCCAACAGGGGGGAAAAGGTCCTGA